A genome region from Coleofasciculaceae cyanobacterium includes the following:
- the glmS gene encoding glutamine--fructose-6-phosphate transaminase (isomerizing): protein MCGIVGYIGTQAATDILISGLERLEYRGYDSAGVATVEEGQINCVKAKGKLLKLREKLEQAVNKSQLGIGHTRWATHGKPEEHNAHPHLNSARTLAVVQNGIIENYLELKEELISQGIEFRSQTDTEVIPHLISQFLANSKSLLESVQKAIAKLEGAFAIAVVSADNPYELIVARQQAPLVLGFGQGEFFCASDMTAILPHTRTILTLDNGEIARLTPLGVEIYNFAGDRVSRFPRTLDWNPVQAEKQGFRHYMLKEIYEQPAVVRICLDNCLNPNWHAHENPDYSPVNLGLSPNLTDNLEHIQILACGTSWHAALVGKYLLEQVAGIPTTVDYASEFRYSPKPIIANTLTIGVTQSGETADTIAALESERARRANLEPKRQAKLIGITNRPESTIAQIVDRVIDTHAGLEIGVAATKTFTAQVINFYFLALDLAYRRKNIPNSRIGEIIEGLRHIPSQIETIIDTQADAIEALAHDFTTETEDFIFIGRGINFPIALEGALKLKEISYIHAEAYPAGEMKHGPIALLDNKVPVVAIAMPGSVYEKVISNAQEAKARDARLIGVTTAMNATEAAHTFDDVLTVPEVDELVSPVLAVIPLQMLSYHIAAIKGLDVDQPRNLAKSVTVE, encoded by the coding sequence ATGTGCGGAATAGTCGGTTATATTGGCACTCAAGCAGCTACAGACATTTTAATATCTGGTTTAGAAAGATTAGAGTATCGAGGTTACGATTCGGCGGGAGTAGCGACTGTTGAAGAAGGTCAAATTAACTGTGTTAAAGCTAAAGGTAAGCTGCTAAAGCTAAGAGAAAAGCTAGAACAAGCCGTCAATAAATCTCAACTCGGTATTGGTCATACTCGCTGGGCAACTCATGGTAAGCCAGAAGAACACAATGCCCATCCTCATCTAAATTCCGCTCGAACTCTGGCTGTGGTACAAAATGGCATCATTGAGAACTACCTAGAGTTGAAAGAAGAATTAATTAGTCAGGGGATTGAATTTCGCTCCCAAACCGATACTGAGGTTATTCCGCACTTAATTTCTCAGTTTTTAGCTAACTCCAAATCTTTATTAGAGTCAGTGCAAAAAGCGATCGCCAAACTAGAAGGGGCATTTGCGATCGCCGTTGTCAGTGCCGATAATCCCTATGAATTAATAGTTGCTCGTCAACAAGCGCCTTTAGTCTTGGGTTTCGGACAAGGGGAATTTTTCTGTGCTTCTGATATGACAGCAATTTTGCCTCATACTCGGACTATTCTCACTTTAGACAATGGAGAAATAGCTAGACTTACGCCTCTAGGGGTAGAAATTTATAATTTTGCAGGCGATCGTGTTTCTCGTTTTCCTCGTACCCTTGACTGGAATCCCGTACAGGCAGAAAAGCAGGGTTTCCGTCACTATATGCTCAAGGAAATATATGAGCAACCTGCGGTAGTGAGAATTTGCTTGGATAACTGCCTTAATCCCAATTGGCACGCCCATGAAAATCCTGATTATAGTCCTGTAAATCTTGGTTTGTCGCCAAACCTTACTGATAACTTGGAACATATCCAAATTTTAGCCTGTGGTACAAGCTGGCACGCTGCCTTGGTTGGCAAGTATTTATTAGAACAAGTCGCAGGTATTCCCACTACCGTAGATTATGCTTCTGAGTTTCGCTACTCTCCCAAGCCGATCATTGCTAACACCTTAACTATTGGTGTAACCCAGTCTGGAGAAACCGCCGATACTATTGCAGCCTTAGAATCAGAAAGAGCTAGAAGAGCTAATTTAGAACCCAAGCGACAGGCAAAGTTAATCGGGATTACTAACCGCCCAGAAAGCACTATTGCGCAGATAGTCGATCGCGTAATTGATACTCATGCAGGTTTAGAAATCGGCGTTGCAGCCACTAAAACCTTTACCGCCCAGGTAATTAACTTCTATTTCTTAGCTTTAGATCTTGCTTATCGCCGTAAGAATATACCCAACAGTAGAATCGGCGAGATCATCGAAGGTTTACGCCATATTCCTAGCCAGATTGAAACCATCATTGACACCCAAGCAGATGCGATCGAAGCATTGGCACACGACTTTACTACCGAAACCGAAGACTTTATTTTTATTGGACGGGGTATCAACTTCCCGATTGCTTTAGAAGGTGCATTAAAGCTCAAAGAAATTTCTTATATCCATGCAGAAGCCTATCCCGCAGGAGAAATGAAGCATGGACCGATCGCTTTATTAGACAACAAAGTACCAGTAGTCGCCATCGCGATGCCTGGAAGCGTCTATGAAAAAGTCATTTCTAATGCCCAAGAAGCCAAAGCAAGAGATGCTCGTTTAATTGGTGTCACTACTGCTATGAATGCCACCGAAGCAGCCCACACTTTTGATGATGTCTTAACTGTCCCAGAAGTAGATGAATTAGTTTCTCCTGTGTTAGCGGTTATACCCTTACAGATGTTGTCGTATCATATTGCAGCGATTAAAGGGCTAGACGTAGATCAACCAAGAAATCTCGCAAAAAGCGTTACTGTTGAATAA
- a CDS encoding DUF3172 domain-containing protein produces MARRNRNVNNRENRESNRYDPPNYRSNPTPPPQKKSPIDVAKVAILASVFIVGIVVGLGLNLTTSSNPSTIESSLQIDRQAPNPELCQQFGASAIVTDMRVFLTLSPFSVYLTQPSMQPGCVLRRTNWSILEQKKLVNSEQVRDCKQRMNTFGFIGPLEGKPKIDCIYQNDAAGNLFLDRTGVAPTPESDNF; encoded by the coding sequence ATGGCTCGCAGAAACCGCAACGTTAATAATAGAGAGAATCGAGAATCTAATCGTTACGATCCGCCCAACTATCGTTCTAACCCTACTCCACCGCCTCAGAAAAAAAGCCCGATTGATGTGGCAAAAGTTGCCATCTTGGCTAGCGTATTTATCGTAGGCATTGTGGTCGGACTTGGTTTAAACTTAACTACCAGTTCTAATCCCAGCACAATTGAATCCAGTTTGCAAATTGACCGTCAAGCACCTAATCCAGAACTCTGCCAGCAGTTTGGCGCGAGTGCGATCGTGACCGATATGAGAGTATTCTTAACCTTAAGTCCTTTTAGCGTTTATTTAACTCAACCTAGTATGCAGCCTGGGTGTGTTTTACGACGAACCAACTGGTCAATTTTGGAACAGAAAAAATTAGTAAATTCCGAGCAGGTGAGAGATTGTAAACAACGCATGAACACTTTTGGTTTTATCGGTCCTTTGGAAGGAAAACCAAAAATCGACTGTATTTATCAAAATGATGCTGCTGGTAATTTATTTTTGGATCGCACAGGAGTTGCACCAACACCAGAATCTGATAATTTTTAA
- a CDS encoding phytanoyl-CoA dioxygenase family protein, with protein sequence MNEKEIKTAFARDGFLVCKGLFSPEEMQILLQDIKNSQRRYGKDDLTKGSMTFKSSVFFRSPRIQQFVSQQKIIDLLKVLIGPDIWVRWDQAVAKGPNSDTFPWHQDNNYSKLKDPHYQFWVALTESNANNGGLLVQPGSHKQNLLYRYDGYEVVYDGVPQSPLLITAEPGDVVIFSSFTLHSTTPNITQDTRWAYVIEYMSVDHYDPYVEPPYFVVARNGKSSPEFVHSYRGKNNPLSRLKYYISDLKQPQKILKKLASGKN encoded by the coding sequence ATGAACGAAAAAGAAATTAAAACAGCATTTGCTAGAGATGGTTTTTTGGTGTGTAAAGGACTTTTCTCTCCAGAAGAAATGCAAATTTTACTCCAAGACATTAAAAATTCTCAAAGAAGATATGGAAAAGATGATTTAACCAAAGGTTCTATGACCTTTAAAAGCAGTGTTTTTTTTCGTAGTCCGAGAATTCAGCAATTTGTTAGTCAACAAAAGATTATCGATCTACTAAAGGTGTTGATTGGTCCCGATATCTGGGTGCGTTGGGATCAGGCAGTTGCTAAAGGTCCAAATTCCGATACTTTTCCTTGGCATCAAGATAACAATTACAGTAAGTTAAAAGATCCTCACTATCAATTTTGGGTGGCCTTAACCGAATCGAATGCGAATAATGGTGGTCTACTTGTGCAACCAGGTTCACATAAGCAGAATTTACTTTATCGATATGATGGATATGAAGTTGTTTATGATGGAGTACCACAAAGCCCTCTCTTAATTACAGCAGAACCTGGTGATGTAGTGATTTTTTCTTCGTTTACACTCCACAGTACGACTCCCAATATCACTCAAGATACTAGATGGGCGTATGTAATCGAATATATGTCTGTCGACCATTACGATCCTTATGTAGAGCCTCCTTACTTTGTCGTTGCTCGAAATGGTAAATCAAGCCCAGAGTTTGTTCATTCATATCGCGGCAAAAACAATCCGCTATCTCGTTTAAAATACTATATTTCTGACTTAAAACAACCTCAAAAAATACTTAAAAAATTAGCCTCCGGCAAGAATTAA
- a CDS encoding DegT/DnrJ/EryC1/StrS family aminotransferase: protein MQATIDDKFPIRAKKDFLVFGSPLIEIDEIKEVVASMNTGWLGTGPKVAKFEQVFKSYKNADYAVAVNSCTAAIHLSILATGIKPGDEVITTPLTFCATVNAILHAGATPVLADVDPVTMNIDPEQIAAKITDKTKVILPVHFAGRPCDMNALSSLVADHDLKMIEDCAHAIETEYQGRKAGTFGDFGSFSFYVTKNITTGEGGMILARQKSAAARIKTLALHGMSKDAWKRFGDDGYKHYYVEECGYKYNMMDLQAAIGIHQLARVEKYWQRREAIWQRYLQAFSDLPIGLPASPEVNTRHGYHLFTILVDEKKTGISRDNFLNAMTAQNIGVGVHYLSIPEHPYYQKTFGWKPEDYPNAMMIGRQTVSLPLSPKLTDKDVEDVILAVKQIFESTKHRKTI from the coding sequence ATGCAAGCTACTATCGACGATAAATTTCCAATTCGTGCCAAAAAAGATTTCTTAGTATTTGGCTCACCTCTGATTGAAATTGATGAGATTAAAGAAGTTGTTGCCAGTATGAACACTGGCTGGCTGGGAACAGGTCCAAAAGTGGCAAAGTTTGAGCAAGTTTTTAAAAGCTATAAAAATGCAGACTATGCAGTTGCAGTTAATTCTTGTACAGCGGCGATACATTTGAGTATTTTAGCGACGGGGATTAAGCCTGGTGATGAGGTTATTACTACGCCTCTAACTTTTTGTGCTACTGTAAATGCCATTCTTCATGCGGGAGCAACTCCTGTATTAGCAGATGTAGATCCAGTTACGATGAACATAGACCCTGAACAAATAGCAGCAAAGATAACCGACAAAACAAAAGTTATTCTTCCTGTTCATTTTGCGGGTCGTCCTTGCGATATGAATGCTCTTTCTTCCTTAGTTGCAGACCACGATCTTAAAATGATTGAAGATTGCGCTCATGCAATTGAGACAGAATATCAAGGCCGTAAAGCTGGAACGTTTGGCGACTTTGGCTCTTTTAGTTTTTATGTGACTAAAAATATTACCACTGGGGAAGGCGGAATGATTCTGGCTCGTCAAAAATCTGCTGCTGCTCGTATTAAAACACTAGCATTACATGGAATGAGTAAAGATGCCTGGAAACGTTTTGGTGACGATGGCTATAAACACTATTATGTAGAAGAGTGTGGTTACAAATATAATATGATGGATCTGCAAGCTGCGATCGGAATTCATCAGCTAGCTAGAGTAGAAAAATATTGGCAGAGAAGAGAAGCAATTTGGCAACGATATCTACAAGCTTTTAGTGATTTACCCATAGGTTTACCAGCAAGTCCCGAAGTAAATACCAGGCATGGTTATCACTTGTTTACTATTCTTGTGGATGAGAAAAAAACAGGGATTAGTCGTGACAACTTTTTGAATGCAATGACAGCTCAAAATATTGGCGTGGGGGTACATTATTTGAGTATTCCCGAACATCCTTATTATCAAAAAACCTTTGGCTGGAAACCAGAAGATTATCCTAATGCGATGATGATTGGAAGACAAACGGTTAGTTTGCCATTGTCACCCAAGTTAACAGATAAAGATGTTGAGGATGTTATCTTAGCGGTTAAACAAATCTTTGAGTCAACTAAACATAGAAAAACTATTTAA
- a CDS encoding glycosyltransferase family A protein has product MPNISIIIPAYNAMTYLPETMATVLSQTFADFEVIVVNDGSSDKTEKWVSQITDPRVKLICHTTNQGLAAARNTGIGYAQGKYLAFLDADDLWESTKLEKQVHCLEENPAVGLVYTWSALINEQGIRTGRVFKSHAEGNVWKTLIGYNIVWCGSVAMVRRSCFEAVGMFDQNLRSFVEDWDMWLRIASVYPFKVIKETLVYYRQSSTSASRNWQAMEESFSIVLEKAFASAPSNLHYLKGRSYGFAYFCLAWKALQSRAPDYKKAKYFYEQALLYHPWLRFSKEHIRITLAIAIMQCFGTDGYRQFLAIFYRLRRSLKFSGN; this is encoded by the coding sequence ATGCCAAATATTTCTATTATTATTCCAGCCTACAATGCCATGACTTATCTTCCCGAAACTATGGCAACTGTACTAAGTCAAACTTTCGCTGATTTTGAAGTGATAGTTGTTAACGATGGTAGCTCGGATAAAACTGAGAAGTGGGTTTCCCAAATAACAGACCCGCGAGTCAAACTTATTTGTCACACTACTAATCAAGGATTAGCAGCAGCAAGAAATACGGGTATTGGCTACGCTCAAGGCAAGTATTTAGCATTTCTGGATGCGGACGATCTTTGGGAATCAACTAAATTAGAAAAGCAAGTACATTGTCTTGAAGAAAACCCAGCAGTAGGACTAGTCTATACTTGGTCCGCTTTAATTAACGAGCAAGGTATACGGACAGGGAGGGTGTTTAAAAGTCATGCTGAAGGTAATGTCTGGAAGACTCTGATTGGTTACAATATTGTTTGGTGTGGCAGTGTAGCTATGGTTCGTCGCTCCTGCTTTGAAGCTGTGGGAATGTTTGACCAGAATTTGCGCTCTTTTGTTGAAGACTGGGATATGTGGTTGAGGATTGCCTCTGTTTATCCTTTTAAAGTAATAAAAGAAACTCTAGTGTATTATCGGCAGTCTTCTACAAGTGCTTCCAGAAATTGGCAAGCAATGGAAGAAAGTTTTAGTATTGTTCTTGAAAAAGCATTTGCTTCTGCTCCATCAAACTTGCATTACCTGAAAGGGCGAAGCTATGGTTTTGCTTACTTTTGTCTTGCTTGGAAAGCTCTACAAAGTCGCGCTCCTGATTACAAAAAAGCAAAATATTTTTATGAACAAGCTCTTCTTTATCATCCTTGGCTACGTTTTTCTAAAGAACATATTCGTATAACTTTAGCGATCGCAATCATGCAATGCTTCGGGACAGACGGCTATCGACAATTTTTAGCCATTTTCTACAGATTGCGTCGCAGCTTAAAATTTTCTGGCAACTAA
- a CDS encoding class I SAM-dependent methyltransferase, producing MNIKRFEDDNRTLQQIKEHYKIEKELATKLRNSRKEERQYLYNALYDELFKQVPSHPQINRKADPVASAKEVSRKMRLLIKYLKPDSIFLEVGPGDCCLSFEVAKWVKKVYAVDVSPEIVQHSAYPKNSKLIISDGCSIPLSQNTITIAYSNQLMEHLHPDDALEQLHNIYQSITPGGVYICITPNRLCGPHDVSKYFDEEATGFHLKEYTQTELSDLFYQVGFSKLIAYIGGKGIYLRFPLFIIKIIENILKSIPFKLRNKLGNFLPIRALLGVILVGQK from the coding sequence ATGAATATAAAAAGATTTGAGGACGATAACAGAACACTTCAACAAATTAAAGAACACTACAAAATAGAAAAGGAATTAGCTACTAAATTACGAAATTCTCGTAAGGAAGAAAGACAATATTTATACAATGCTCTTTATGATGAATTATTTAAGCAAGTTCCTAGTCATCCGCAGATAAATCGAAAAGCCGATCCTGTAGCTTCTGCTAAAGAAGTATCGCGAAAGATGCGTCTATTAATTAAATATTTAAAACCCGACTCTATCTTTCTTGAAGTCGGACCTGGAGATTGTTGTTTATCATTTGAGGTAGCTAAATGGGTAAAAAAAGTTTATGCAGTTGATGTATCTCCAGAAATTGTTCAACATTCAGCCTATCCTAAAAATTCTAAATTAATTATTTCTGATGGTTGCAGCATTCCCCTTTCTCAAAATACTATAACTATTGCTTATAGTAATCAGTTAATGGAACATTTACATCCTGACGATGCTTTAGAACAACTACATAATATTTATCAATCTATTACTCCTGGAGGTGTATATATTTGCATCACACCAAATCGGTTGTGTGGACCACACGATGTTTCTAAATATTTTGATGAAGAAGCAACAGGATTTCATTTGAAAGAATATACTCAAACTGAGCTTTCCGATCTTTTTTATCAGGTTGGTTTTTCTAAGTTGATAGCTTATATAGGTGGAAAGGGAATTTATTTAAGATTTCCGTTATTTATAATTAAAATAATTGAAAATATTTTGAAATCAATACCATTTAAGCTAAGGAACAAACTAGGAAATTTTTTACCGATAAGGGCATTATTGGGAGTGATATTAGTGGGACAAAAGTAA
- a CDS encoding glycosyltransferase, with amino-acid sequence MSKISIIIPTYNSKKTIEETITSLQQQSFSDYEIIVIDDGSQDNTIAVVKNIAEPRLKLFSYENGGVATARNRGISHATGEFIAFLDADDLWSPDKLALQIEALYQNPEAKVVYSWTQYIDEQGKPLFSGTRYSYRGDVYQQLLQTNFLTNASNILVHRDVLDLVPGFNPKLAYTADWDFYLRLAKNFNFAVVPKFQIYYRQSANSMSTKVEQLKEESLLLLDRVYQTATTDLKLQKNQSYSILYLYCADLYRKKISINNRESLVSAKQNLKSSILLYPPSLLQINTQRLLIKLILSELYFIAPVKFLSKL; translated from the coding sequence ATGTCCAAAATATCAATAATCATTCCCACTTACAACTCCAAGAAGACAATAGAAGAAACTATTACTTCGCTACAGCAACAAAGTTTTAGTGACTACGAAATAATTGTAATTGACGATGGCTCTCAAGATAATACGATAGCGGTAGTGAAAAATATAGCCGAACCTCGACTAAAGCTTTTTAGCTATGAAAATGGCGGTGTAGCTACCGCTCGAAATCGCGGTATTTCTCATGCTACTGGAGAATTCATTGCTTTTTTAGATGCAGACGACCTATGGAGTCCAGATAAATTAGCATTGCAGATTGAAGCACTATACCAAAATCCTGAAGCTAAAGTGGTTTATAGCTGGACTCAGTATATTGACGAACAGGGAAAACCTTTATTTTCAGGAACTCGTTACTCTTATCGAGGAGATGTTTACCAACAGCTTCTACAAACCAACTTTTTAACTAATGCTTCTAATATTCTCGTTCATCGAGATGTTTTAGATCTAGTTCCAGGTTTTAATCCTAAACTTGCCTATACAGCAGATTGGGATTTTTATTTGCGTTTAGCCAAAAATTTTAATTTTGCAGTTGTTCCTAAATTCCAGATTTATTATCGCCAGTCTGCCAATTCGATGTCTACTAAGGTTGAACAGCTCAAGGAAGAAAGTTTATTATTACTAGACCGAGTTTACCAAACAGCGACAACTGACCTAAAACTACAAAAAAACCAAAGTTATAGTATTTTATATCTATACTGTGCAGATCTGTATCGAAAAAAGATCAGTATTAATAATCGTGAAAGTCTAGTTAGTGCCAAGCAAAATCTTAAAAGTTCTATTTTATTGTATCCTCCGAGCTTACTGCAAATTAACACTCAAAGATTATTAATTAAACTAATTTTATCAGAATTATATTTTATTGCTCCAGTAAAGTTTTTAAGCAAATTATAA
- a CDS encoding glycosyltransferase, with protein sequence MTTISAIVPAYNAERTILKTIESIRQQTYKNLEIIVINDGSSDRTLELLESVRDERLKVYSYKNGGLPTARNRGISRATGDYISFIDADDLWTKDKLEKQLLALQQNPQAGVAYSWVICMVQDPENPDKITFVPEQKSNLTGNIYPDLLLGNFIGNGSNILARREAIESVGEFKPTLKSCEDWDYYLRLAAKWEFVLVPDSQILYLKTAGTMTSKAHIMETEGLRVLERVYQTMPAELKSLKNKSLANFAWYCGGLYLNHSSDVRDLAQARARFWQAIRLDPTILRQKDSYVLLVKLLLKQALPNNLVNNLISLLKKPFLVSDPR encoded by the coding sequence ATGACTACTATTTCAGCGATCGTTCCTGCTTATAATGCCGAACGAACAATTCTTAAGACCATAGAATCAATTCGACAACAAACCTATAAAAACCTAGAAATTATAGTCATTAATGATGGTTCTAGCGATCGCACCTTAGAACTATTAGAGTCTGTTCGCGATGAACGACTCAAGGTTTATTCCTATAAAAATGGCGGATTACCTACCGCTCGTAATCGTGGCATATCTCGTGCCACTGGAGATTATATTTCGTTTATTGACGCTGATGATTTGTGGACAAAAGATAAGCTAGAAAAACAACTATTGGCACTACAACAAAACCCTCAAGCAGGAGTAGCCTATAGCTGGGTAATTTGTATGGTGCAAGATCCTGAAAATCCCGATAAGATTACTTTTGTCCCTGAGCAGAAATCTAATTTGACAGGCAATATTTATCCTGACTTATTATTAGGTAATTTCATTGGCAATGGTTCTAATATATTGGCTCGACGGGAAGCAATTGAATCGGTAGGAGAGTTTAAGCCAACCCTGAAATCTTGCGAAGATTGGGATTATTATTTGCGACTAGCAGCAAAATGGGAATTCGTCCTAGTTCCAGATTCACAAATTCTTTATCTCAAGACAGCAGGAACTATGACTTCCAAAGCGCACATCATGGAAACAGAAGGATTGCGTGTTTTGGAAAGGGTTTATCAAACTATGCCCGCAGAGCTTAAATCCTTAAAAAACAAAAGTCTGGCTAATTTTGCTTGGTACTGTGGGGGACTATATCTTAACCATAGTTCTGATGTTCGAGATTTGGCACAGGCTAGAGCTAGATTTTGGCAAGCAATCCGCCTTGATCCTACTATTTTACGCCAGAAAGATAGTTATGTATTGTTAGTTAAATTATTACTTAAACAAGCTTTACCAAATAATCTGGTAAATAATTTAATTTCCTTACTTAAAAAACCTTTTTTAGTTAGCGATCCTCGATAA
- a CDS encoding lipopolysaccharide biosynthesis protein, with product MLDKFKAIFSGKYLRNVGWLGGAELFNRIFRLGATVTLARVFSTEDYGLMAFVYTTFDIASIFTFKHGISAKIIQAEERHVTTIANTSYWLNWFMCIGIFVLQCAASFPIAYFYDNNKLIFPLCASALVYLTFPLFMVNSAIIERENRLKITAMCHAGQSFVSNLIIVILTLLGMGIWSIVFAMLLSNPVWIFITWKYSSWRPPRKFNLEGWQEITNFGKNLLGVELLNKLRMNFDYLIVGKFLGVEALGSYFFAFNAGSGITTNVVYALNSALFPHLCEVRENRDKLKKQYYSSLKSNALILVPLVLLQSSLAPVYVPIIFGEKWISAVPILIMICLSVIPRSFAWTASILLNTVNKTQVSLYLDLIFTVVFVASILIAVSWGIYWVAAAVLLSHVIVLPFFSIWATRQAFNPKTFVR from the coding sequence ATGCTCGATAAATTTAAAGCAATATTTTCTGGCAAATATTTACGTAATGTTGGTTGGCTTGGAGGGGCAGAACTATTTAATCGAATTTTTCGTTTGGGTGCAACAGTTACTTTAGCAAGAGTATTTAGTACTGAAGATTATGGATTAATGGCATTTGTCTACACTACTTTCGATATTGCCAGTATTTTTACCTTTAAACATGGTATTAGTGCCAAAATTATTCAAGCCGAGGAAAGACATGTAACCACTATTGCCAACACTTCTTACTGGCTTAATTGGTTTATGTGCATTGGCATCTTTGTGCTTCAGTGTGCTGCCTCTTTTCCTATTGCCTATTTTTATGATAATAACAAGCTAATTTTTCCTCTTTGTGCATCAGCTTTAGTTTATTTGACTTTCCCATTGTTCATGGTTAATTCTGCCATTATCGAACGGGAAAATAGACTTAAAATTACAGCAATGTGCCATGCTGGACAATCTTTTGTCAGTAATCTTATTATCGTTATTTTAACCCTATTGGGAATGGGAATATGGTCAATAGTTTTCGCGATGTTGTTGTCTAACCCAGTGTGGATTTTTATTACTTGGAAATATAGTTCTTGGCGACCACCTAGAAAGTTTAATCTTGAAGGCTGGCAAGAAATAACTAACTTTGGCAAAAACTTATTGGGAGTAGAGCTTCTTAATAAATTAAGAATGAATTTTGACTATTTAATTGTGGGTAAATTTTTAGGAGTTGAAGCTTTAGGAAGTTACTTTTTTGCTTTCAATGCTGGTTCGGGTATTACCACCAATGTCGTCTATGCTCTAAATTCAGCTTTGTTTCCTCATCTTTGTGAAGTTAGAGAAAATCGAGATAAGCTAAAAAAACAATATTACAGTAGCTTAAAGTCCAATGCGTTAATTTTAGTTCCCTTAGTGTTATTACAATCAAGTTTAGCTCCTGTTTATGTACCAATTATTTTTGGTGAAAAATGGATTTCTGCCGTACCAATTTTAATTATGATTTGTCTTTCAGTAATCCCTCGTAGTTTTGCTTGGACAGCCTCTATACTTCTAAATACTGTTAACAAAACTCAGGTAAGTCTTTATTTAGATCTAATATTTACGGTTGTTTTTGTAGCGTCTATTTTAATTGCTGTTAGCTGGGGAATTTATTGGGTTGCAGCAGCTGTTTTGTTATCTCATGTTATAGTTTTACCTTTTTTTAGTATTTGGGCTACGCGGCAGGCATTCAACCCAAAAACCTTTGTACGGTAA